One genomic region from Cardinium endosymbiont of Dermatophagoides farinae encodes:
- a CDS encoding peptidylprolyl isomerase, whose translation MLKKTIPVLSRLTRSLMGVFVLLTCMALPLARVSGTVLLDKVIAKVNKEEILYSDLQRECNRLALEGKKIDEQLQMHVLRELVLNKIFLSKAKSYNINIPKKHIQKTCDFRIAGLVQRFGSEEKLVEAARQPIYHIKKNIKQRIESEILASQVYQHLTKHVVVTPAEVKAYFNALPLDKRSYCPSSVQVHQLVVYPKVAAARQETVKNKLLHLKKLLLAGRADFVQLAKEHSDDPYSAHKGGEIGWVPLGALAPAYESTALALKSGEISDPIASEFGWHLIQLIGRNKNQYNTRHILQVVQPTEEEIRLAKVELDKIKAEIVAGKLTFEAAVQQYSEDKETAAQGGLIATPYQGGDRLPSLFVPVESLDSEVYFAIDRLQVGEVSAPQYMGTSHKSAWRLLLLKQKVEAHLMNLTQDYEQIHYGLLQKRKKEAVDKWIQTAKSEFVIYFAPEYRTVEQLL comes from the coding sequence ATGCTAAAAAAAACCATACCTGTATTATCCAGATTAACTAGAAGCCTTATGGGCGTTTTTGTGCTACTCACTTGTATGGCGTTGCCCCTAGCTAGGGTCAGTGGTACAGTGTTGTTGGATAAGGTCATTGCTAAAGTCAACAAAGAGGAGATTTTATACTCTGATTTACAAAGAGAGTGCAACCGATTGGCTTTAGAGGGCAAAAAGATTGATGAACAGCTACAGATGCATGTATTGCGGGAGTTGGTTTTAAACAAGATTTTTCTATCAAAGGCGAAATCCTATAATATTAACATTCCCAAGAAACATATTCAAAAGACATGTGACTTTAGAATAGCTGGTTTGGTACAGCGGTTTGGTTCTGAGGAAAAACTTGTAGAGGCTGCGCGTCAACCTATTTACCATATTAAGAAAAATATCAAGCAACGGATAGAGTCAGAAATTTTGGCTTCACAGGTCTATCAGCATCTTACAAAACATGTAGTGGTTACGCCAGCAGAGGTAAAAGCTTATTTCAATGCATTACCTTTAGATAAACGTTCTTACTGTCCTTCTTCTGTTCAGGTGCATCAACTGGTTGTTTATCCTAAGGTAGCTGCAGCCAGACAAGAAACTGTCAAAAATAAACTTTTGCATCTAAAAAAATTGCTGCTAGCTGGTAGGGCGGATTTTGTGCAATTGGCTAAGGAACATTCCGATGACCCCTATTCTGCCCATAAAGGGGGTGAAATCGGCTGGGTTCCTTTGGGTGCATTGGCTCCAGCTTATGAATCAACTGCGCTTGCACTCAAGAGTGGGGAGATCAGTGATCCTATTGCTTCTGAATTTGGGTGGCATCTTATACAGTTAATAGGCCGTAATAAAAACCAGTACAATACCCGCCATATCCTGCAGGTTGTCCAACCAACAGAAGAAGAAATTAGATTGGCTAAGGTTGAATTGGATAAGATTAAAGCCGAAATAGTTGCTGGGAAATTGACCTTTGAAGCAGCTGTCCAGCAATATTCAGAAGACAAGGAAACAGCCGCTCAGGGAGGATTGATTGCAACCCCTTACCAAGGCGGTGACCGCTTGCCTAGCCTATTTGTTCCTGTTGAATCCTTAGATTCAGAAGTCTATTTTGCCATTGATAGGCTTCAAGTAGGTGAAGTCAGCGCGCCCCAGTATATGGGTACATCTCATAAATCAGCTTGGCGCTTGCTCTTGCTCAAACAAAAAGTAGAGGCCCATCTGATGAACCTCACGCAGGATTATGAACAGATCCATTATGGCTTGCTCCAAAAGAGAAAAAAAGAAGCCGTTGACAAATGGATTCAAACCGCTAAGTCGGAGTTTGTAATTTATTTTGCCCCAGAATATCGCACAGTTGAGCAGTTGCTTTGA
- the atpD gene encoding F0F1 ATP synthase subunit beta encodes MSHTGKIIQIIGPVIDIRFSESASLPSILNALHIKTPAGKLVTVECQQHLGEHCVRAITMEGTEGLTRGLEVIDTGAPIQVPVGDVVRGRLFNVIGTAIDGMAQPETDQKLPIHRAVPPFDQLSSTTEILYTGIKVIDLLAPYVKGGKIGLFGGAGVGKTVLIMELIDNIAKSYNGLSVFAGVGERTREGNDLLREMIEAGVINYGEAFVQAMESGHWDLSKVDHEALKTSQAALVFGQMNESPGARARVALTGLSIAEYFRDHGEGASGKDILFFIDNIFRFTQAGAEISALLGRIPSAVGYQPTLATEMGAMQERITSVKHGSITSVQAVYVPADDLTDPAPATTFTHLDTTTVLSRRIAALGIYPAVDPLASSSRALNPEVLGDLHYETAQKVKRTLQRYKELQDIIAILGMDELSEEDIQTVYRARKVERFLSQPFNVAERFTGIKGERVPIEDTIKGFNMIIDGAVDHLPEMAFNLVGNIEQAMRKAEKLQGS; translated from the coding sequence ATGTCCCATACTGGAAAAATTATTCAAATTATAGGCCCTGTAATTGATATTCGTTTTAGTGAGTCAGCTAGCTTACCTAGCATCTTGAATGCACTCCACATCAAGACACCTGCTGGCAAATTGGTTACTGTAGAGTGCCAACAGCACCTAGGTGAGCATTGCGTACGAGCCATTACTATGGAAGGCACAGAGGGGTTAACAAGAGGTCTAGAGGTAATAGATACAGGTGCCCCTATTCAAGTACCTGTAGGCGATGTGGTACGTGGCCGTCTTTTTAATGTGATAGGAACAGCTATAGATGGCATGGCGCAACCAGAAACCGATCAGAAGTTACCCATTCATAGAGCAGTACCCCCTTTTGATCAGCTCTCCTCCACAACAGAGATCCTCTATACCGGTATCAAAGTTATTGACCTGCTTGCGCCTTATGTAAAGGGTGGTAAGATTGGGTTGTTTGGTGGTGCAGGTGTAGGTAAAACGGTTTTGATTATGGAGCTGATCGATAACATTGCTAAATCCTATAATGGCCTTTCCGTATTTGCCGGTGTAGGGGAACGCACACGTGAAGGCAATGACCTCTTACGAGAAATGATTGAAGCAGGCGTCATCAACTATGGGGAGGCATTTGTACAGGCTATGGAATCGGGTCATTGGGACCTTAGCAAAGTGGATCATGAAGCGTTAAAGACCTCTCAGGCTGCATTGGTATTTGGCCAAATGAATGAATCCCCTGGCGCAAGAGCCCGTGTGGCGCTCACCGGACTTTCTATTGCAGAGTATTTTCGTGACCATGGTGAAGGTGCATCAGGAAAAGATATTCTTTTTTTTATTGACAATATTTTTCGTTTTACACAAGCTGGCGCAGAAATCTCTGCTTTGCTGGGGCGCATACCTTCTGCGGTAGGGTATCAACCAACCCTGGCCACAGAGATGGGTGCCATGCAAGAACGCATTACCTCTGTGAAGCATGGTTCTATTACCTCTGTTCAGGCCGTTTATGTTCCGGCAGACGACTTAACCGATCCTGCGCCTGCTACTACTTTTACCCACTTAGACACCACTACGGTTCTCTCCAGAAGGATAGCCGCACTGGGTATTTATCCTGCAGTAGATCCTTTAGCATCTTCTTCTAGAGCCTTAAATCCCGAAGTATTGGGAGATCTGCATTATGAGACTGCTCAGAAAGTAAAAAGGACCCTGCAACGTTATAAAGAGCTACAGGATATTATAGCCATTTTGGGTATGGATGAACTTTCGGAGGAAGATATACAGACCGTTTACCGCGCTAGAAAAGTAGAGCGCTTTTTATCCCAGCCATTTAATGTAGCAGAGCGCTTTACAGGCATCAAGGGAGAACGTGTGCCTATAGAAGATACCATTAAAGGCTTTAATATGATTATTGATGGAGCGGTAGACCATCTCCCTGAAATGGCTTTTAACTTAGTCGGTAATATTGAACAAGCTATGCGCAAAGCAGAAAAACTACAGGGTAGTTGA
- the ftsA gene encoding cell division protein FtsA, protein MSEIIASLDIGTSKICVVIGAQSQYDAGKLEVLGMGTAAADGMVRGMIVNIDKAAIAIKQALQAAEEDSGININVVNVNVSGKHVAGSCHHGSITRDTVEEEITVEDIKKLTSDMYRIVTPLGTEIVHAVPQEYTIDYEIVIQDPVGMLGVKLEANFHLITAKTHAIQNIHKCIKKAGVEAEMVMASGLAASLALLSDEEKEAGVCLIDFGGSIINLVIFCDAIIRYTATIPLGGHMITSDIQQSCMVMERQAELLKVKFGNIEPNAAQAVITIPGLRNRAPKEVASTNLTKIIAARVEEMVTFIHEEMLRSGFYEKLVAGIVVTGGTANLPGIQSIVQQITGLDTRLGFPDEYLEEGSRKQLRDPSYATAVGLALAGFKTLDYREAYYRAAQSADLNFTKKNTKKVKKSSFSFARMITKTKAFLVDDYDDN, encoded by the coding sequence ATGTCAGAAATTATCGCTAGTCTTGACATAGGTACCAGTAAAATTTGTGTAGTTATAGGGGCACAAAGCCAGTATGATGCTGGTAAACTTGAGGTGCTAGGCATGGGAACTGCTGCTGCAGATGGGATGGTACGTGGTATGATTGTTAACATTGACAAAGCAGCTATTGCCATCAAGCAAGCACTGCAAGCTGCTGAGGAGGATTCTGGTATCAATATCAATGTCGTTAATGTCAATGTTTCGGGCAAGCATGTGGCAGGTTCTTGCCACCATGGTAGCATTACTAGAGATACTGTAGAAGAAGAGATTACAGTCGAAGACATCAAAAAGCTTACCAGCGATATGTACCGCATTGTAACTCCTCTAGGTACAGAAATTGTGCATGCCGTGCCGCAAGAATATACCATAGATTATGAAATTGTAATCCAGGATCCAGTAGGTATGTTAGGCGTAAAGTTAGAAGCAAATTTTCATCTCATTACCGCTAAGACGCATGCCATTCAAAACATACACAAATGTATTAAAAAGGCTGGTGTAGAAGCAGAAATGGTTATGGCATCTGGACTAGCAGCCAGTTTGGCTCTATTGAGCGACGAAGAGAAAGAAGCAGGTGTCTGTTTGATTGATTTTGGTGGGAGTATTATTAACCTAGTCATCTTTTGCGATGCCATTATTCGGTATACTGCTACCATTCCACTTGGAGGGCATATGATTACTTCAGATATACAACAGAGTTGTATGGTGATGGAGCGGCAAGCGGAGCTGTTAAAAGTAAAATTTGGTAATATTGAACCTAATGCTGCTCAAGCGGTCATCACCATTCCAGGATTGCGCAACCGTGCGCCAAAAGAGGTGGCTAGCACCAATTTGACTAAAATTATAGCGGCACGTGTAGAAGAAATGGTAACCTTTATACATGAAGAAATGCTACGCTCCGGTTTTTATGAAAAACTGGTGGCTGGTATCGTTGTAACAGGTGGAACGGCTAATTTGCCAGGCATTCAATCCATTGTTCAGCAGATCACCGGGCTGGATACACGTTTGGGCTTCCCAGATGAGTACTTAGAAGAGGGCAGTAGAAAACAGCTACGTGACCCCAGCTATGCCACTGCTGTTGGGTTGGCGTTGGCTGGATTTAAAACATTAGATTATAGAGAAGCCTACTATAGAGCAGCTCAGTCTGCTGATTTGAATTTTACCAAAAAGAATACTAAAAAAGTAAAGAAAAGCAGTTTTTCTTTTGCGCGTATGATTACCAAGACGAAGGCTTTTTTAGTAGATGATTATGACGATAATTAG
- a CDS encoding deoxycytidylate deaminase produces MTQRPTFDAIFMSLAIQLAQRSHCVKKKVGAVLTKETRIISIGYNGPPPGTYNCDEIWPKTGCARNIKGSCSLAIHAEQNAVLYALTTNHANVKDGVLYTTLSPCLPCARIIFGAGIKKVVYKDSYAAYKNLDYEEGLDFLHAFGVTVTQYDPYNKDIEV; encoded by the coding sequence ATGACGCAGAGGCCTACATTTGATGCTATTTTCATGTCACTGGCCATTCAATTGGCGCAACGCTCACACTGTGTTAAAAAAAAGGTAGGCGCTGTACTAACAAAAGAGACACGAATCATTTCCATAGGATACAACGGCCCGCCACCAGGGACCTATAATTGCGACGAAATATGGCCTAAAACGGGTTGTGCGCGGAATATAAAAGGGAGTTGTTCTTTAGCGATTCATGCCGAACAAAACGCTGTCCTGTATGCATTAACAACCAATCATGCCAATGTAAAAGATGGGGTCCTCTACACAACCCTTTCGCCATGCCTGCCTTGTGCCCGTATTATATTTGGTGCAGGGATTAAAAAGGTGGTATATAAGGATTCTTACGCCGCTTATAAAAACCTGGATTATGAAGAAGGATTAGATTTTCTACATGCATTTGGTGTCACGGTAACGCAATATGACCCATATAATAAGGATATAGAGGTGTAA
- the secA gene encoding preprotein translocase subunit SecA, protein MFNQLFTKLFTSKKEKQRRLYHQKVAEINQIYQLLQPLSHDALRAEVTAIREEIAAHLQPIASQIEALNRSANEQLTDGLIHAKLDGYKELEQLTKVHKAALATILDRVLPRVFAIVKETARRFRDHSQLSVSCNHHDQAIAACKSYVTIAGDQAIWQNRWEVSARMVVWEMVHYDVQLIGGMVLHQGKIAEMATGEGKTLITTLAAFLNALSNQGVHVVTVNDYLAKRDAEWMAPIFEFHGFTVDCIDNYPAYSIERQRAYQADIIFGTNNEFGFDYLRDNMVTDASDLVQCAHYFAIVDEVDSVLIDDARTPLIISGPVEESDEHIYKELAAKIAQLYMLQKELVIKLLQEAKQKIKEGNIEEGGLALFRAYRGLPKYKPLIKFLSEKGMRQMLDNVESYYIQENAKMMPEADQPLFFAIDERHNNVEITEKGLTYLTEQEQDPSFFVLPDVAAHIAAIEHDTALTHEARMAKRSYFQQAYKVKAQRIHALHQLLKAYALFEKDVAYIVAKGKVKIVDEQTGRVLDGRRYSDGLHQALEAKEGVKIEKPSQTYASITLQSYFHMYDKLAGMTGTAETDAEEFWDIYGLAVVPIPTHRPLLRADREDKVYKTVREKFNAIIEEIVALSSQGRPVLVGTTSVEISELVSKMLTFRKIPHQILNAKHHQKEAEIVAQAGVAGTVTIATNMAGRGTDIKLDQASKEAGGLAIIGTERHESRRVDRQLRGRSGRQGDPGSSQFFLSLEDSLMRLFGSDRIAVIMDRIGLEEGEVIQHSMVSRSIERAQKKVEQNNFAMRKRLLEYDREMGTHRNAVYQRRNHALLGKGVEVDIMNMLYDTVTNIIEHEDSKLEAAFLNPIFSTVFGDSFPASFFEGKKKEVLIEDSYQRLAKLYAQRTRALQQLLFSHFKESPPAKGDGLEVPFFDGKTYISATAYPLLFMDTQGRALVKNLECMVVLHVIDQHWKSHLRVMDDLKQSVQNAVYERQDPIITFKFEAYHLFRKFMATVSQEIISFLFHAPRYVQLPGKGHTADQSGKEGYKK, encoded by the coding sequence ATGTTTAATCAACTTTTTACTAAGCTTTTTACTTCCAAGAAAGAAAAACAACGCCGTTTGTACCATCAAAAAGTAGCTGAAATCAATCAAATTTATCAGTTGTTGCAGCCCCTTTCTCATGATGCATTACGAGCCGAAGTTACAGCTATTCGTGAAGAGATAGCCGCTCACTTGCAGCCTATTGCATCTCAAATCGAAGCATTAAACAGGTCAGCCAATGAACAGCTAACCGATGGGTTAATACATGCCAAGCTAGATGGGTATAAGGAGTTGGAGCAGCTAACAAAAGTCCACAAAGCAGCTTTGGCAACCATTTTAGATCGGGTGTTGCCCCGTGTTTTTGCCATTGTAAAAGAAACCGCGCGCCGTTTTAGGGATCATAGCCAGCTAAGCGTTTCATGCAATCATCATGATCAAGCCATTGCTGCGTGTAAGTCTTATGTGACCATAGCCGGTGATCAAGCCATTTGGCAAAATCGATGGGAAGTCAGTGCGCGTATGGTTGTATGGGAAATGGTGCACTATGATGTTCAGTTAATAGGTGGCATGGTTTTACACCAAGGAAAGATAGCTGAAATGGCTACTGGAGAGGGTAAAACCCTTATTACTACTTTAGCTGCTTTTTTAAATGCATTAAGCAATCAAGGCGTTCATGTAGTTACCGTAAATGACTATTTGGCCAAAAGAGATGCAGAATGGATGGCACCTATTTTTGAATTTCATGGTTTTACCGTCGACTGTATCGATAACTATCCTGCCTACTCCATCGAGCGTCAGCGTGCCTATCAGGCAGATATTATATTTGGTACCAATAATGAGTTTGGTTTTGATTACCTAAGGGATAATATGGTAACCGATGCCAGTGATTTGGTACAATGTGCGCACTATTTTGCTATTGTAGATGAGGTTGATTCTGTTCTTATTGATGATGCTAGAACCCCACTTATTATTTCAGGTCCTGTAGAAGAGAGCGACGAGCATATTTATAAAGAGTTGGCTGCTAAGATTGCCCAGCTCTATATGCTACAAAAGGAGCTCGTTATTAAGCTGTTACAAGAAGCAAAGCAAAAAATAAAAGAAGGCAATATTGAGGAAGGAGGGCTTGCGCTCTTTCGTGCCTATAGGGGATTGCCTAAATATAAGCCTTTAATTAAGTTCCTTAGTGAAAAAGGCATGCGTCAGATGCTAGATAATGTAGAATCTTACTACATACAGGAGAATGCTAAGATGATGCCTGAAGCAGACCAGCCGCTTTTCTTTGCCATTGATGAACGACACAACAATGTGGAGATCACCGAAAAAGGGTTAACCTACTTAACCGAGCAAGAGCAAGATCCATCTTTCTTTGTATTACCAGATGTAGCAGCCCATATTGCAGCTATTGAGCATGATACTGCTTTGACCCATGAAGCCCGCATGGCCAAGCGTTCTTATTTTCAGCAAGCCTATAAGGTAAAAGCACAACGCATTCATGCCTTGCACCAATTGTTAAAAGCATATGCCTTATTTGAAAAAGATGTGGCCTATATTGTGGCCAAGGGTAAGGTAAAAATTGTAGATGAACAAACTGGTCGGGTATTGGATGGCCGTAGGTATTCAGATGGTCTGCATCAAGCCTTAGAAGCAAAAGAGGGCGTTAAGATTGAAAAACCCTCTCAGACCTATGCCTCCATTACGCTGCAAAGCTATTTCCATATGTATGATAAGTTGGCCGGTATGACCGGTACAGCCGAGACAGATGCGGAGGAGTTTTGGGATATTTATGGCCTTGCGGTAGTACCCATTCCCACCCATAGGCCACTCTTGCGAGCCGACAGAGAAGATAAAGTTTACAAGACAGTACGGGAGAAATTTAATGCCATCATTGAAGAAATTGTTGCCTTATCGAGTCAAGGCAGGCCAGTTTTAGTAGGTACTACCTCGGTAGAAATATCTGAATTGGTCAGTAAGATGCTGACCTTTCGTAAAATTCCGCATCAAATTTTAAATGCCAAGCACCATCAAAAAGAAGCAGAAATAGTAGCACAAGCCGGCGTGGCGGGTACCGTTACGATTGCCACCAATATGGCAGGTCGTGGTACAGATATTAAATTGGACCAGGCCTCAAAGGAAGCCGGTGGATTGGCCATTATTGGAACGGAACGCCATGAATCAAGACGCGTCGATAGGCAATTGCGTGGCCGTTCTGGAAGGCAAGGTGATCCAGGCTCCTCTCAGTTTTTTCTTTCCTTAGAAGATAGTTTAATGCGTCTTTTTGGTTCCGATAGAATTGCGGTTATAATGGATAGAATTGGTTTAGAAGAGGGAGAGGTCATTCAGCACAGCATGGTCAGTAGGTCTATTGAGCGGGCACAAAAAAAAGTCGAGCAGAACAACTTTGCTATGCGCAAGCGCTTGTTGGAGTATGACCGCGAAATGGGTACCCATCGTAATGCGGTTTATCAAAGGCGCAACCATGCCTTATTAGGAAAGGGCGTTGAGGTGGATATTATGAATATGCTCTACGATACGGTGACCAATATTATAGAACATGAAGATAGTAAACTAGAAGCAGCGTTTCTAAACCCGATTTTTTCTACTGTATTTGGAGATAGTTTTCCAGCATCATTTTTTGAGGGCAAAAAGAAAGAAGTCCTTATAGAGGATAGCTATCAGCGGCTAGCAAAGCTATATGCCCAGCGCACTAGAGCATTGCAGCAGCTGTTGTTTTCCCATTTCAAGGAGTCTCCTCCAGCCAAGGGTGATGGCTTGGAAGTCCCATTTTTTGATGGTAAAACATATATCAGCGCCACTGCTTACCCTCTTCTTTTTATGGATACGCAGGGTAGGGCACTGGTTAAAAATTTAGAGTGCATGGTTGTCCTTCATGTAATTGATCAGCATTGGAAAAGTCATTTACGGGTGATGGATGATTTAAAGCAATCGGTTCAAAATGCGGTTTATGAAAGGCAAGATCCTATTATAACTTTTAAGTTTGAAGCCTACCACTTATTTAGAAAATTTATGGCTACCGTCAGCCAAGAAATTATTTCTTTCTTGTTTCATGCCCCTCGTTATGTGCAATTGCCAGGCAAAGGGCATACA
- the ftsZ gene encoding cell division protein FtsZ produces the protein MKEITYKFDVPTHHKSIIRVIGVGGGGSNAVNNMYKRGIKDVSFIVCNTDVQALQSSPIPIKLQIGAALTSGLGAGANPEVGRNAALESKESIRELLDNDTKMLFVTAGMGGGTGTGAAPVIAGIARKQGILTVGIVTLPFSFEGKKKHLQAQEGINELRKHCDTVLIILNDKIQTILGGLSISEAFLEADNVLTTAAKSIAEIITVPGYVNVDFEDVKTVMKNAGAAVMGSGEAEGEGRALQAAEIALASPLLDYTDIRGAKKILLSIVSGKAAELQMDELTIITNYIQEQTGNDAEMIFGHGSDPEMSERIRVTVIATGFSRDEEAVSQALCDDSKPHAMQLSPETLHHPAPNRQVLEADKPIVEVKSSKKRAKESSEAEEAAIQLPLPFSAVLEKSCPYGHAVNTHAKRDSPPRSWDDRYLKEQLEIPTYLRKKIVLDAADPAKECIRYQLDDAVDQASLQKDT, from the coding sequence ATGAAGGAGATTACCTATAAGTTTGATGTACCTACGCACCATAAGTCTATTATTAGAGTAATAGGAGTAGGGGGTGGTGGCAGCAATGCGGTAAACAATATGTACAAGCGTGGCATTAAAGATGTTTCTTTTATTGTGTGCAATACCGATGTGCAGGCGCTACAAAGTAGTCCTATACCCATTAAGCTTCAAATTGGCGCGGCACTTACCAGTGGGCTAGGCGCTGGTGCCAATCCAGAAGTAGGGCGTAATGCTGCATTAGAAAGCAAAGAAAGCATTCGAGAACTCTTGGATAATGATACAAAAATGCTTTTTGTTACCGCTGGTATGGGTGGTGGAACCGGTACAGGCGCTGCCCCTGTAATTGCTGGCATTGCCCGTAAGCAGGGTATCTTGACCGTTGGCATTGTTACCTTACCTTTTTCATTTGAGGGTAAAAAAAAGCATTTGCAAGCGCAAGAAGGCATCAATGAATTGCGTAAGCATTGTGATACCGTTCTGATCATTTTAAATGATAAAATCCAAACCATATTAGGGGGGCTATCTATTAGTGAAGCTTTTCTAGAAGCAGACAATGTCTTAACCACAGCTGCTAAAAGCATTGCGGAAATTATTACGGTTCCTGGTTATGTAAATGTGGATTTTGAAGATGTCAAGACTGTAATGAAAAATGCAGGTGCAGCTGTTATGGGTTCTGGTGAAGCGGAGGGTGAAGGCAGGGCATTGCAAGCTGCTGAAATAGCCCTTGCTTCTCCTTTATTGGACTATACCGATATCCGTGGTGCAAAAAAGATTCTCTTATCTATCGTTTCTGGTAAAGCAGCCGAGCTGCAAATGGATGAGTTAACCATTATTACCAATTATATACAAGAGCAAACAGGCAATGATGCGGAAATGATTTTTGGCCATGGTTCTGATCCGGAAATGTCAGAACGCATTAGGGTTACGGTTATTGCCACCGGGTTTAGTAGAGATGAAGAGGCGGTCAGTCAAGCGCTTTGTGACGATTCAAAACCCCATGCCATGCAGCTGAGCCCTGAAACGTTGCATCATCCAGCACCCAATAGGCAGGTCTTGGAAGCCGATAAGCCAATCGTTGAAGTAAAATCATCTAAAAAAAGAGCAAAAGAATCTAGTGAAGCGGAAGAAGCTGCTATACAGTTGCCTTTACCTTTTAGTGCAGTGTTGGAAAAAAGTTGTCCATATGGCCATGCGGTCAATACCCATGCCAAACGCGACAGTCCACCCAGAAGTTGGGATGACCGTTATTTAAAAGAACAATTGGAAATACCTACTTATCTGAGAAAAAAAATAGTGCTTGATGCTGCAGATCCAGCAAAAGAATGCATCCGCTATCAGTTGGATGATGCAGTAGATCAAGCTTCCCTGCAAAAGGATACTTGA
- a CDS encoding OmpH family outer membrane protein, producing the protein MNYKFLSAFALVFSMYIDIKADQRPQATVQPQAATAQVAPAGLKIGFVDVGYILGMLPEAKKNSIEIQSFQKQLDNQIQTKINLFKEKADAFHQQLATLTDAQKMQKTKELQGLEIEINELHQQKEVKMQEKYRTVMQPLHDKMQEVVNKIAAEHKYTFIFNKNTDAGPVILFGQKEFDISDLVLEKLKEMTPKALPIPVVGSQQPSAKKSAPAKPGKKK; encoded by the coding sequence ATGAATTATAAATTTTTATCTGCATTCGCATTGGTTTTCTCCATGTATATTGATATAAAAGCGGATCAACGACCTCAGGCCACGGTACAGCCTCAGGCAGCAACAGCTCAGGTAGCACCAGCTGGTTTAAAGATTGGGTTTGTAGATGTAGGTTATATTTTAGGAATGCTACCAGAAGCTAAAAAAAATAGCATTGAAATTCAGAGCTTTCAAAAGCAATTGGATAACCAGATTCAAACAAAAATCAACCTTTTTAAGGAAAAAGCTGATGCTTTCCACCAGCAGTTGGCTACGCTTACAGATGCTCAAAAAATGCAGAAGACTAAGGAGTTGCAAGGGTTGGAAATAGAGATTAATGAGCTTCACCAGCAAAAAGAGGTTAAAATGCAAGAAAAGTATAGGACAGTGATGCAACCCCTCCATGATAAAATGCAAGAAGTAGTCAATAAAATTGCAGCGGAGCACAAGTATACTTTTATCTTCAATAAAAATACAGATGCTGGTCCTGTAATACTTTTTGGTCAGAAGGAATTTGATATTTCTGATCTTGTCTTGGAAAAGCTTAAAGAAATGACCCCTAAGGCGCTACCAATCCCTGTAGTAGGCAGTCAGCAGCCTTCTGCTAAGAAATCAGCTCCAGCTAAGCCTGGTAAGAAAAAATAA
- a CDS encoding ankyrin repeat domain-containing protein: MNNIYRLPKHISHIISRYIMASIIGTPLITACSNGGPSYGMDSKEANQISSSPATKNAAVQTLDEHDNAAIHVAAERDNLDDFKRLITENPKVLETVNKYGNTPLHIAALRGHIALVKWIVEWIKNDPTSSNLLNIQNNNGHIPAHQAARKGRQEVYNLLAAAGSDLTIKCIKHGMTPPEELEKALKEALETKK; encoded by the coding sequence ATGAATAATATATACAGATTACCAAAGCATATTAGCCATATCATATCACGGTATATAATGGCTAGCATTATAGGCACACCACTTATTACTGCTTGCAGCAATGGCGGCCCCAGTTATGGCATGGACAGCAAAGAAGCTAATCAAATAAGTTCAAGCCCAGCAACTAAAAACGCAGCAGTACAAACGCTAGATGAACACGACAATGCTGCAATACATGTAGCAGCAGAAAGAGATAATCTGGATGATTTTAAAAGGCTAATTACAGAAAATCCAAAAGTTTTGGAAACAGTTAATAAATATGGGAATACACCACTCCACATAGCAGCACTTAGGGGCCATATAGCGCTAGTCAAATGGATAGTTGAATGGATAAAAAATGACCCAACAAGCAGTAACCTACTCAACATACAAAATAACAATGGGCATATTCCGGCACATCAGGCAGCACGTAAAGGTCGTCAAGAAGTATACAATTTACTCGCAGCAGCTGGAAGTGATTTAACCATAAAATGTATAAAACATGGAATGACTCCTCCAGAGGAACTGGAAAAGGCATTGAAAGAGGCGCTGGAAACTAAAAAGTAG